A DNA window from Purpureocillium takamizusanense chromosome 9, complete sequence contains the following coding sequences:
- a CDS encoding uncharacterized protein (COG:S~EggNog:ENOG503PEP4) produces the protein MESIITDRWISHPFTKEGYITLNGVKTADTYGHRLLSPDWSWVESELLDQVMQCQFHRPADRPSVVDLVFTCIERKKRGFPEESDEVTAKFWSDFWLPVREADYGAAPDQGQGGGGGHGGGHDAGGETTWEQQNSGGEARAADDKGKGPAVELPSDFFHAPVTEQDKMPPGVDKKPWTNVKDLIAQLASAADGKGPRALRQGTTSDPGHGLRSDGGCRSTPPSGPGQPKPSWNPPLESPKPLLQRSSSGAWPDNRQLMQMSSSSGGSKERPVAKPLLQTSSQGPASSHDDGSGPAWSHDDDSQPTFKPKGESWPYLGRVRPARVSLSNGGCGGSGSSSNSRGNASSRASLRRRTQRPRPESAPGVLPGTAMRNLSARAAQLQSYLDHKMGEGMNHDMGHNMDQNMEQDTEREMDERMSGVVPTGS, from the coding sequence GTTCACGAAAGAAGGCTACATAACACTGAATGGGGTGAAGACGGCCGACACGTACGGACACCGCCTGTTGAGCCCCGACTGGAGCTGGGTAGAGTCGGAGCTGCTCGATCAAGTGATGCAATGCCAGTTCCACAGGCCCGCGGACCGGCCGTCTGTCGTCGATCTCGTCTTCACGTGCATCGAGCGCAAGAAGAGGGGATTCCCCGAGGAGTCGGACGAGGTGACGGCAAAGTTCTGGTCCGACTTCTGGCTGCCGGTACGCGAGGCCGACTatggcgcggcgccagatcaagggcaaggcggcggcggcggccacggcggcggccacgatgctggcggcgaAACTACATGGGAACAGCagaacagcggcggcgaggcgcgggccgccgacgacaagggcaaggggcCCGCGGTGGAACTGCCTTCAGACTTCTTCCACGCCCCGGTGACCGAGCAGGACAAGATGCcccccggcgtcgacaagaAACCGTGGACCAACGTCAAGGACTTGATCGCCCAGCTGGCCAGTGCCGCCGACGGAAAGGGGCCCAGGGCGCTCAGGCAGGGCACCACGAGCGACCCCGGACACGGCCTACGCAGTGACGGCGGTTGTCGTTCGACCCCGCCCTCCGGCCCGGGCCAGCCGAAGCCGAGCTGGAACCCACCGCTTGAGAGCCCCAAACCGTTGCTGCAGCGGAGCTCGAGCGGTGCGTGGCCGGACAATAGGCAACTGATGCAGATGAGCTCGAGCAGCGGAGGCAGCAAGGAGCGGCCGGTCGCCAAGCCCTTGTTGCAGACGAGTAGTCAagggccggccagcagccacgacgacggtTCCGGACCAGCCTGgtcgcacgacgacgatagTCAACCTACTTTCAAACCAAAGGGGGAAAGCTGGCCGTACCTAGGCAGAGTCAGGCCTGCCCGGGTCTCCTTGTCTaacggcggctgcggcggcagcggcagcagcagcaacagcagagGCAATGCCAGCTCGCGAGCTTCTCTGCGGAGACGGACGCAGCGGCCGCGACCCGAGTCTGCGCCGGGGGTCTTACCTGGCACGGCGATGCGTAACCTTTCCGCGAGGGCGGCTCAGCTGCAGTCTTATCTCGACCACAAGATGGGCGAGGGGATGAACCACGACATGGGCCATAACATGGACCAGAACATGGAGCAGGATACGGAACGGGAAATGGACGAACGGATGAGCGGGGTGGTCCCGACGGGCTCGTAA
- a CDS encoding uncharacterized protein (TransMembrane:1 (i133-155o)~COG:S~EggNog:ENOG503P61T) gives MSGPFYHQRTSLSSSRSSLPSMQAMPHVAQYSDGYNPAALPKGPLRVPQKHQRRSTGPSTYPPPYVSSDASTGNITPESRPSGGPAAGKETAAPDGSGGSSDRTEVPPAEGDRGGGGGHDKAWFAHRKRSCRFLVVVGVVTAIIVGLAVGLAVGLRRRGGTSGKGSSSNYKFPAGSYTFDMSLKSENQDCTSRASTWQCDGQGKGDTTTLYWNIKSLSPDTYTVSSAPPSSSSTKGGGTDNPLALPPFSNLKMRLVDANQPTERLVFSLPVNKTVVPSDGGTSLNRAAKCTYADAEVEATLYTRRHGGKSFDAPADAAGGDEEDGGAVAWPGDIEVAQLMNATIGQPTCEDSTGRQIADVQGASGTCDCMYANGK, from the exons ATGTCGGGTCCCTTCTACCACCAACGAACCTCGCTCAGTTCCTCGCGGTCCTCGCTGCCTTCCATGCAGGCCATGCCGCACGTCGCCCAGTACAGTGACGGCTACAACCCGGCGGCGCTCCCCAAGGGGCCTCTCCGCGTGCCGCAgaagcaccagcgccgcagcACCGGCCCCAGCACGTATCCGCCGCCGTACGTCTCCTCGGACGCGAGCACCGGTAACATCACGCCCGagtcgcggccgtcgggggGCCCTGCGGCCGGAAAGGAGACGGCCGCACCGGACGGGTCGGGTGGCTCCTCGGACAGGACCgaggtgccgccggccgagggggaccgcggtggcggcggcggtcatgACAAGGCCTGGTTTGCTCACCGAAAGCGCTCGTGCCggttcctcgtcgtcgtgggagTCGTCACAGCCATCATTGTTGGTCTCGCCGTGGGCCTGGCTGTCGGTCTGAGAAGGCG GGGGGGCACGTCAGGAAAGGGCTCAAGCTCCAACTACAAGTTCCCCGCCGGCTCCTACACGTTCGACATGTCCCTCAAGAGCGAGAACCAGGACTGCACGTCGCGGGCTAGCACATGGCAGTGCGACGGCCAGGGAAAAGGCGACACGACGACTTTGTACTGGAACATCAAGTCGCTGAGCCCAGACACGTACACGGTGTCTtcagcgccgccctcgtcgtcttccaccaagggcggcggcaccgacaaCCCGCTGGCCCTTCCGCCGTTCAGCAATCTCAAGAtgcggctcgtcgacgccaatCAGCCCACGGAGCGGCTCGTCTTCTCGCTGCCCGTCAACAAGACGGTCGTGCCTTCGGACGGCGGCACGTCTCTCAATCGCGCCGCCAAGTGCACctacgccgacgccgaggtcgaggccacGCTGTACACGCGCCGGCATGGGGGCAAGAGCTTCGACgcccccgccgacgccgcgggcggcgatgaagaggacggcggcgccgtcgcctggccgGGAGACATCGAGGTCGCACAGCTGATGAACGCGACCATCGGGCAGCCGACGTGCGAGGACTCGACCGGTCGCCAGATTGCGGACGTGCAGGGGGCGTCGGGCACGTGCGATTGCATGTACGCAAACGGCAAGTGA